From the genome of Anaerolineae bacterium:
CTCATCGCGGTGCCGGGTGATCAGCGTCAGGCGGCTGACACTGGCGATGCTGTGCAGGGCTTCCCCCCGAAAGCCCAGGGTATTGAGATGATCCAGGTCAGAGAGAGTCTGGATTTTGCTGGTGGCATGGCGCAAGAAGGCAGTCGCCACATCGGCTGAGGGGATGCCATGGCCATTATCGCTGACCCGAATCAAACGCTGTCCGCCTTCCTCAACATCGATGTGGATGTGGTCGGCGCTGGCATCAATCGCGTTTTCCACCAGCTCTTTGACCACTGAGGCCGGGCGCTCAACAACTTCTCCGGCAGCGATCTGCGCTGCGACAATTTCAGGGAGAATGTGAATGGTCATCGTCATTTGCCTGAAAGCCGCACCCCGGCTTTCGCCGGGGCGTGTTTGTTGATCTTGCCGCTAGGCTTGCACATCGTGGTCATTGGCCAGCGAGAGCGCCTTCCTGTTTCAGCGGCAGGCTGAAGTAGAACTTGCTGCCTTTGCCCAGTTCACTTTCTACCCACACTCTGCCATTATGATACTTGGCAACACTGTGGACAATGAACAATCCCAGGCCGCTACCTTTGATCCGCTTTCTGGTGATCTCCGGGGTAATGATCCGGCTACCGCGTTTGAACAGCCGGTCCAGATTCTCTTTGGCGATGCCTAAGCCAGTGTCACTCACACAGACAGTTAGCGCGTTGTCAGTGACTGTGATGGTGACAGTGACATCACCACCATCAGGGGTGTACTTGATCGCATTGCTGACCAGATTGGCCAGAGCGCGTTCAATCATCAGTTTGTCGCCGGAGATGATCGGAACCGCAGGGGGAAGGATCGTGCTGAGGCGAATATTCTGCTTGGCTGCAATATCCTGTTGGTCAGCTACAATACTGGATACGATGGCCGCAACATTGACCGGACCACGGATCATCTGGTAGCTTCCGGTCTGAGGGTCCCAGCGGCCAGCATCCTCGATGTTATTGGCCAGGGCCGTGATCTGGCGGACTCCGCTGAGCACCTTATCCAGCATTGCCGCCTGCCTGCTATTGAGATCGCCGGCCATGCCCAGCATATCAGTCGCGCTTTTGATTACGGTAAGGGGAGTATGGATGTCGTGCCCCATCAGGTCAACAATCTCGCGCTGGTTGCGATCAAGCAGTACATTGGCCGTGACATCGCGCAGGATTAGCAGCACGCTACCGACCGCGTTCTCACCATCTTCAACGACCCGCAAGTGCGGCGAGAACACTCGCTGTCCAGGCCCTTCCCAGTAATCCATAGCGTTCTCGCCGCTATTCAGAAAGTCCAATAATTCTGGATAAGCCCGCAGTGCTATGCTTGCCGGCTGGTTAACGACCTCGGATGGATTGATGTTCAGCAGGGTTTGCGCCGCCCGGTTGACTAACACCAGGTTTCCCTGGAGATCCATAATCAGGACGGCATCGGCTACATCATCCAGCGCTATCTGCAAGCGCTGGTACTCTTTGTGCAACTGGTCAAAACGTGAAACGTTGATCAGAGCGGCTGAAACCTGCGCCACTAGTCTAGAGATCAGAGAGAGATGATCTGCGGATGGGGCAGCGGGGCTATCGGTGGCGATCCAGAGCACGCCGGGCCAGCGATCCACGGCGTGAAGCGGCCAGACAAGAATCCTGCCGGGAACCTCCCGTGAGGTTGTCTGCCAGACGGCATCCGGCAACTCTTGAGGATCAAGCGTCAACACGTCATGAGGAGCCGCCGAGAATTGCAGAATGTGCTCGTCCAGAACCATTGGGGAGTCAGCCAGACGTCCGGCAGCAAAGACAGTAATCTCGTGGCCAACGCCACCAAGAACCAGGCGAGCAGAATGCCCGACGCCAGTTAACAGAATCAGTTCAACTACAGGAGGGAGAGTGTGGGTGATGTCCAGGCTGGAAGTGAGATATTCGGAAGCGCGAAGTAAAAGCGCCTGTTCAGCGACCTGCCGTTCCAGTTTGTCATGGCTGACAGGGTCTTGTCGGGTAACACCTGGTTGCGCCACGCACATTTCTCCGGATCAATTGCGACGAACAAAGAAGGAAATACGGTTGGGAGTGGCAAATCCCCGAAGAGCATTATAGCATTCTGCATAGCACAGGGCAACGCAGGTAGACTGACCTCTGACCGCGAATACAGGCCATCAATCTGCGACCGGGTCGGTAGACTCGCCTTAAATGGATCATATCCCTTGTGCAGCGTACAACGACATCGAAAGGGGAAGAAGTGTATGCCTATCTCTGCTTTTGATCCTCAGGCGTTGCAGGAAGCGCTGGACAGGCATCTAGATCGAGAGGGGCGGCTGTGGCTGGCCGATCTGATTCATGATCAACTCGGAGGGCGCATCACCAATGCCAGCATTCAGGCTGAGATCATCCTGCGAGCATGGTCAACGCGTCCTGAGATGGCGCTGAACGAGATGAAGGACCTGAAAGCCCGCTTGGATGAGACATCCGCATTCCTGGTGGCGCTGGTGCGGGCCGTTACGCCACCCGCTTCTGATCAGGAGTGAGGTTCACCGGCGCAGGTCAGCCAGCATCGATCTGATCCGGGCCGCCACTATGTCAATGGCCACCTGGTTAAACCCGCCTTCAGGGATGATCACGTCCGCGTAACGCTTGCTTGGCTCGACGAATTCCAGATGCATGGGACGGACAGTGGCCAGATACTGGTCAATGACCGACTCCACAGTGCGTCCTCGCTCTGCAATATCCCTTTTGAGGCGACGGATCAGGCGGATATCATCCGGCGTATCGACAAAGATTCGAATGTCAAACAGGTTGCGCAGCTCTGGCTCCACAAAGAGCAGGATACCCTCCACCAGGATCACGGGCTGGGGCAGAATAGTGCGCGTGCAGGCTGTGCGGCTGTATGTGGTGAAGTCATAAACCGGCTCTTCGACAGCTTCCCAGTTCTGCAAGCGGCGGATATTGGCGATCAGCAACGACGTTTCCAGGGAATCGGGGTGGTCAAAGTTGGGACGGCCATCCTGGGTGCGCGGGATGTCCGCCATATCCCGGTAGTAAGAGTCATGGGATAGATAGGCAATATTGTTGCTGCCGGCTTGCTCCAGCAACCTGGCGGATACCGTACTCTTACCGGAGGCAGTTCCACCGGCAACTCCAATCGTGACCGGACGCTGTATGGGTTGGCTCATGGATTGGACTCCAATTGCGGGCAGGGCAACATTGACTGGGGGAGGAGACCAGATTTGATATGAAAAATGCCCGCATCAACTATGGTGACGGGCATCCAGTGAGCCACCGATCGGAGTTGAACCGATAACCTGACGCTTACGAAGCGCCTGCTCTGCCGATTGAGCTACGGTGGCATAACAAAATTGATTATAGCAGTTGGGTGTGGGGCGTTCAAGGGCGAAGTAAGGCAAGAACCTGGCGCTACAACCATGGCTCGATCCCAAAACAAGGCTATACTTGTACTGCGAATCCGTGCGTGTGCTGGCATGAATAAACTGGCAATCCATGGCACATCAGCGATAAGGCTGACGTACGGCCCGGTATGCCAGTCGTGTTGGATAAGGAGCAGGATCGATGCCCGATCTGGTGCAATATCATATTGCACGGCTAAAGGATAAGAATCCCAGGGTTCGCGCTGCTGCCGCCCATGAGCTAGGGCTGCTAGGGGACGCCGCTGCATTGAGCGCCCTCGAGGAGCTTTTCCAGACTGATCGGGACCCAGAGGTCAAGCGAGCCGCTCAGGAAGCTGGCAGGGCGATCTTCAAACGGATACGTCTCCAGCAGGGTAAGTAGAAAAGCATCGCCAGACCGCTCACGATAGTGGTGGAACACCAGCGGGGTCTTGGGGAGACCCCGCTGGTGTTTCTGGCTGTGGACTAGCCGAGTGTTTCCAGACGCTTGAGGATAGCGTCTTTACTCGTCTGCAGATCGGCCACTTTAGCCCTTTCACGCTCAACGACAGCCGGGTTGGCTTTGCTCACAAAGTCCGCATTACTGAGAAGTCGTGAGGCGCGCTCCAGTTGCTGTGAGATTGCCTCCAGCTCCTGTGCAAGGCGGGCGCGTTCAGCACTCAGGTCGATCATGTCAGCAAGGTGCAAGTAGATGGTTGCCTCGCCAACCACCACTGAGGCCGCCTTGTCCGGCGCAGGCTGACTCTGATCAAGGAAGGTGATGGTCTCAATCCGGGCCAGGCGATCGAAGAGATCCGCGTAGTCCGCCAGGAGTTGCTGGCGAGTGCCGGCGTGAGCCATCGCCTGCAGGCGCCGACCAGGGTCAACGTTGTACTCAGCGCGCAGATTCCGCAGGCCGCGGATGAGTTCAAGCAGTACCTGCATTTCCTCTTCGGCCTTCCGATTCTGGTAAGCCTGCTGTACGGTTGGCCATTCGGCTATGATCAGCGCCTGGCCCTCATGGGGCAGGTACTGCCACGCCGCCTCAGTCACAAAGGGCATGAACGGGTGCAGGAGGCGCAGGCAGGTTTCCAGCACATACACCAGAATGTGCCGCACACGGGACTTGGCTGCAGCTTCACCGCCGTAAAGCGTCTCTTTGCTGATCTCGATGTACCAGTCAGCATACTCTCCCCAGATGAATTCATAAATCTGGCGGCCAGCCTCACCATACTGGTAGGTGTCAAAGAGACGCTGCACATTGCCGATCAGGGTCTGAAGGCGACTGAGAATCCATCGATCGGGCAGGGTAAGGTCGGCGTTCAGAGGGGGAGGACCAAGCGGTTTTTCACCGTCCAGATTGGCAGTCACGAACCGGGTCATTTGCCACAACTTGTTAGCAAAGTTCCGATTGCCCCGGATGCGATCCTCCGAGAGGTTCATATCCTGGCCGGGGGTGCTACCGGTCAGCAGGGTGAAGCGCAGGGCATCTGTGCCGTACTCCTCGATGTTTTGCAGCGGATCAATCACATTGCCCTTGGTCTTGCTCATCTTCTGGCCGTTCTCATCGCGGACGAGGCCGTGCAGATAGACGGTGTGGAACGGCGCCTTGCCGGTGAACCAGAGACCCATCATGATCATCCGGGCCACCCAGAAGAACAGGATATCGTAACCTGTCTCCATGACACTGGTCGGGTAAAAGCGCCGGTAATCAGGTGTGTCTTCCGGCCAGCCAAGCGTGCTGAATGGCCAGAGGCCGCTACTAAACCACGTATCCAGCACGTCAGGGTCCTGAGTCCAGTGACGACCATCCTGTGGAGGCGTATCCTCGCGCCCGACCCATATCTCACCGTCGTCAGCATACCAGGCTGGGATGCGGTGCCCCCACCAGAGCTGTCGGCTGATGCACCAGTCACGGATGTTCTCCATCCAGTGGAAGTAGATCTTCTCAAAACGCTCCGGCACAATCCTGATCTGGCCACTGCGCACTGCTGCGATAGCTTTCTCCGCCATAGGCTTGATTCGGACAAACCACTGCTCGCTCAGCAGAGGCTCGATCAGTTCACCACCGCGCTGGCTGATGGGCACGCTGTGGCGGTAAGGCTCTTCCTTGATGACCAGCCCTGCCGCCCGCATATCCGCCCATAGCTTTTCCCGGGCCACAAAGCGATCAAGACCGGCATATGGCCCCGCGTTTTCGTTCAGCGTACCGTCCTTGTTGAGGATATTGATCATCGGCAGGTTGAAGCGCAGGCCGATCTCATAGTCGTTCGGATCGTGGCCGGGGGTGATCTTCAACGCGCCGGTGCCGAAGGCGCGATCCACGTACTCGTCCCCGATAACGGGAATCGCGCGGTCCAGGATGGGAACCAGCACCTCCTGACCAATCAGGTGGCGATAGCGCTCATCGTCAGGATGAACAGCAACCGCAGTATCGCCCAGGATAGTCTCCGGGCGGGTGGTCGCCACGGGGATGTAGTGAGCTGGGTCTGACTTGAGGCGGTAGCGGAAGTAGTAGAGCGTACCATCACGCTCCTCGTATTCCACTTCCAGATCGCTGACTGCAGTCTGCAGGTTAGGACTCCAGTTGACCAGTCTTGTCCCGCGGTAGAGCAGTCCATCTTCCCACAGGCGGACAAAAGCCTCCCGAACGGCCCGCGAGAGCTGGTCGTCCATGGTGAAACGCTCGCGGTCCCAGTCGCAACTGGCCCCCAGACGGCGGAGTTGCTGAACGATGCGCCCACCGTACTTAGCTTTCCACTCCCAGGTACGGCGCAGGAACTCCTCACGTCCGATTGCCTGACGGGTGGTGCCTTCCTCAGCCAGCATCCGCTCAACCATAAGCTGAGTGGCAATACCAGCATGATCGGTGCCGGGAACCCACAGGGCCGCTTTGCCGCGCATGCGCTCGTACCGGATCATCATGTCTTCCAGGCTGACAAACATGGCGTGACCCTGGTGCAATTCACCGGTCACATTGGGTGGGGGGATGCTGATCACAAATGGCTCAGCGTCCGGATTGCGGGCAGCCTCCGGCTTGAACCAGCCATTTTGCTCCCACCATTGATAGAGGCGTGGTTCCTCATTCTGGAAGTCGAATATCCTGGGCATTTCGTTGGTCATAGCAGCGTCTTCCCTTGACAATTAAAACAGACCACGTCTTCAGGGAATCCATGCGTCTGAAGCCCTGCAGGCGGTTGACGCCTGTAACTTCTCCGCACAGACGGTTTCCCTGCCGTGCCAGAAAAAAAGCCTTTCGCCCCCAAGGGCGAAAGGCCAGACCTTCCGTGGTACCACCTTGCTTCCGTGCAGATGACCTGACGGCGCTTTGAGCGATAACGGGCTGACCCGGAAATGCCTACTGCCAAACAGAGTTCAGCATTTCAACTCCGGAGCGACGTTCAGCGGGACCATCCCGGTGGGCTTTCAGCCGGTGACCCACCTTTCTGCGGAGACGTTGACCGCTTACTCCTCTCCATCTCGGTTGCTAACGGTATGCAATTTCTGTTCAGTATAGCATGGCGATTCAAGCAGCGTCAATGGCTTTTCGCCTCCCGATCTGGTGCTCGCCTGATCCGCCACAGGTGATTATGGGCACAGCCGGCGGCGAGACTACCAGGTAGCGTCAGGAAACGTATTGATGCCGGCATGAACGCCGATACGCTTGTACATGTGAAAACCGGTGAAGGGACGCCCCAGAACGCCATCATGAATGGCCCAGGAGCGCCCACGTACCGTTCGCCAGGCATCAGGGTGCCGAAACGGGGTCGAACCATCCAGCCGGCGATACAATTCACCGCCGGGCTGGAACTCCCTGTGGATCCGTTCCATTTCCTGCCTGCCAGAGAGGTAATTGAATCCGTATCGTTCGAAGTTGATAGCATTATGGTACGCCAGCGGCTCGACCAGGAATAGTTCGTGCCCCATATTGTGCACGAACTGCTCAAAGAGCGGGACAACGGAACGACCACTGCGCAGGCCGGCACGCACCTGTCCCGGAGCGAGTCCGGCCTGCAACGCGGCGACTTCCGCCGAAATATTGCGTCCACGTGTTCCTAGGAAAGTGGGCATACCATCAGCATCCCGGTCAATTGGAAAGCGCGGTGAATCGGGGTTGTTGATCACAACCAGCAGGACCAGCAACTGGTTGTTGAACGTATCGACCATGTTGATGTACATGACCGGATCTTCCGCGCCGGGTCTGTGCCAGACACTCATCTCCATAGCGCGGCTGCCAGCAGGGCAGTTCATGCTCACCACTGGCTGACCGTCCTGGGTCAGGGTTTGCGGATCAATACGGAAGCGGGAATATAGCCACGGCGCCAGCAATGTCCGGTAGATGGCATGTTTTTGCGCTTCCGGCAAATCATTGATCCCCCGGATGGAACGGGGCCACACCAGTGGCGGATACGGGGCGATCTCCATAGGACGGGCTGAGCGTGGTTACCGGCCTCGTTCTCGCAGCACACGGTCGATCTGGCGCTGGCTATCCCGCCGGGCGATAGCCTCACGCTTGTCATATTGCTTCTTGCCGCGCGCCAGGGCGATTTCCACCTTGGCTCTGCCACGCTTGAGATAAAGCGTTACCGGAATCAGGGTATAACCTTTCTCCTGGATCTTTGTCGCCAGCCGGTTAATCTCCTTGCGATGCATCAGTAGCTTGCGAGGACGCAGGGGGTCGTGGCCGTGGTAAGGCCCGGCCTGTTTGTAATCGGCAATATGGGTATTGAGCAGCCACAACTCGCCGCCCTTGATCTGCACATAGCCATCCCGCAAGTTGACATGCCGGGCGCGGATAGATTTGATCTCTGAGCCAACCAGCACCAGACCCGCCTCGAATGTATCTTCTAGGAAGTAGTCATGACGGGCCTTGCGGTTAGTGGCAATAATTAGCCGGCCATCATCTACCTTTTTAGGAGTCATTGCTTTCTGTCACCACTGGATACGTTGCATCGATATACTCAATAGCCGCTGCCAGCCAGGGATCATCGGCAGGGCCGAAGCCATCGGCAGGCAACTCAACCGGAATATCCGGCGAAATGCCCGTGCTGTTCAAGGCGATCTCGTCAGGGGTGTACCAAGCGCCATAGGTGATACGAAGCTGCGAGCCGTCGGAAAGATCATGCACGAGTTGCACCGAGCCTTTGCCAAACGTAGGCAGGCCGACAAGCACCCCGCGCTCACGGTCACGGATCGCACCAGCTACGATCTCAGAGGCGCTGGCGCTACCGCGGTCA
Proteins encoded in this window:
- a CDS encoding PAS domain-containing protein; translated protein: MAQPGVTRQDPVSHDKLERQVAEQALLLRASEYLTSSLDITHTLPPVVELILLTGVGHSARLVLGGVGHEITVFAAGRLADSPMVLDEHILQFSAAPHDVLTLDPQELPDAVWQTTSREVPGRILVWPLHAVDRWPGVLWIATDSPAAPSADHLSLISRLVAQVSAALINVSRFDQLHKEYQRLQIALDDVADAVLIMDLQGNLVLVNRAAQTLLNINPSEVVNQPASIALRAYPELLDFLNSGENAMDYWEGPGQRVFSPHLRVVEDGENAVGSVLLILRDVTANVLLDRNQREIVDLMGHDIHTPLTVIKSATDMLGMAGDLNSRQAAMLDKVLSGVRQITALANNIEDAGRWDPQTGSYQMIRGPVNVAAIVSSIVADQQDIAAKQNIRLSTILPPAVPIISGDKLMIERALANLVSNAIKYTPDGGDVTVTITVTDNALTVCVSDTGLGIAKENLDRLFKRGSRIITPEITRKRIKGSGLGLFIVHSVAKYHNGRVWVESELGKGSKFYFSLPLKQEGALAGQ
- the udk gene encoding uridine kinase — encoded protein: MSQPIQRPVTIGVAGGTASGKSTVSARLLEQAGSNNIAYLSHDSYYRDMADIPRTQDGRPNFDHPDSLETSLLIANIRRLQNWEAVEEPVYDFTTYSRTACTRTILPQPVILVEGILLFVEPELRNLFDIRIFVDTPDDIRLIRRLKRDIAERGRTVESVIDQYLATVRPMHLEFVEPSKRYADVIIPEGGFNQVAIDIVAARIRSMLADLRR
- a CDS encoding HEAT repeat domain-containing protein gives rise to the protein MPDLVQYHIARLKDKNPRVRAAAAHELGLLGDAAALSALEELFQTDRDPEVKRAAQEAGRAIFKRIRLQQGK
- a CDS encoding valine--tRNA ligase, with product MTNEMPRIFDFQNEEPRLYQWWEQNGWFKPEAARNPDAEPFVISIPPPNVTGELHQGHAMFVSLEDMMIRYERMRGKAALWVPGTDHAGIATQLMVERMLAEEGTTRQAIGREEFLRRTWEWKAKYGGRIVQQLRRLGASCDWDRERFTMDDQLSRAVREAFVRLWEDGLLYRGTRLVNWSPNLQTAVSDLEVEYEERDGTLYYFRYRLKSDPAHYIPVATTRPETILGDTAVAVHPDDERYRHLIGQEVLVPILDRAIPVIGDEYVDRAFGTGALKITPGHDPNDYEIGLRFNLPMINILNKDGTLNENAGPYAGLDRFVAREKLWADMRAAGLVIKEEPYRHSVPISQRGGELIEPLLSEQWFVRIKPMAEKAIAAVRSGQIRIVPERFEKIYFHWMENIRDWCISRQLWWGHRIPAWYADDGEIWVGREDTPPQDGRHWTQDPDVLDTWFSSGLWPFSTLGWPEDTPDYRRFYPTSVMETGYDILFFWVARMIMMGLWFTGKAPFHTVYLHGLVRDENGQKMSKTKGNVIDPLQNIEEYGTDALRFTLLTGSTPGQDMNLSEDRIRGNRNFANKLWQMTRFVTANLDGEKPLGPPPLNADLTLPDRWILSRLQTLIGNVQRLFDTYQYGEAGRQIYEFIWGEYADWYIEISKETLYGGEAAAKSRVRHILVYVLETCLRLLHPFMPFVTEAAWQYLPHEGQALIIAEWPTVQQAYQNRKAEEEMQVLLELIRGLRNLRAEYNVDPGRRLQAMAHAGTRQQLLADYADLFDRLARIETITFLDQSQPAPDKAASVVVGEATIYLHLADMIDLSAERARLAQELEAISQQLERASRLLSNADFVSKANPAVVERERAKVADLQTSKDAILKRLETLG
- the smpB gene encoding SsrA-binding protein SmpB, whose product is MTPKKVDDGRLIIATNRKARHDYFLEDTFEAGLVLVGSEIKSIRARHVNLRDGYVQIKGGELWLLNTHIADYKQAGPYHGHDPLRPRKLLMHRKEINRLATKIQEKGYTLIPVTLYLKRGRAKVEIALARGKKQYDKREAIARRDSQRQIDRVLRERGR